Genomic DNA from Streptomyces diastaticus subsp. diastaticus:
CGGCCCCGTCCCCGCCGTCCTGAGGAGGCACGGCACCGCCGCGTCCGGCCGGCCTCCAGCTCGGTAGGCTGCCCCGATGGCAGTTGAGTGCGGGCAGCTCCCGGGAACCGCCGGCGCGGGGGGTGGCCGGTGACCGGCGACGAGGACCAGCGGTCCGACGAGGCGCTGGCCGCCGCGTTGCGGGACGGCGCGGACAGGGGCGCCACCGAGGAGCTGTACCGCCGTCACGCTCCCGCCGTCCTGGCGTACGCGCGGCTGTGCTGCCGCGACCCGCACACCGCGGAGGACCTGGCCTCGGAGGCTTTCACCCGGACGGTGCAGGCGGTGCGCGGCGGGAAGGGGCCGGCTCATGCGTGGCGGCCCTATCTGCTGGCCGTGGTCCGCCACACCGCCGCGGACTGGGCGGCCCAGGCCCGGCGCGTGGAGCTCGAACCCGGCTTCGGGGAGTGGCTGGATTCCCTGGCCGGGCCGGCGGGCGAGGGGCCGGCCGGTGCGCGCCGTGAACCGAGCGCGGAGGAGCGGGCGGTACGCGCCGAGGACGGCGGCATGATCGCGGCGGCCTTCCGCTCCCTGCCCGAGCGGTGGCGGGCGGTGCTCTGGCACAGCGTGGTGGAGGAGGAGCCGGCGGCCCGGGTGGGCCGGCTGCTGGGGCTCACCCCCAGTGGGGTGGCGTCGCTGACGTCACGTGCGCGCGAGGGGCTGCGGGAGGCCTACCTCGCCGCGCACGCGGAGCAGGGGGCGGCCGAGGAGGAGTGCCGCCGGTGCGGCAGCCGCCTGGCCGCGGCGGTGCGCCGGCCGCGCCCGCGCAAGGACACCCTCCTGGAGCGGCACCTGGAGCGCTGCGCACGGTGCCGCGGGGCGGCGCGGGAACTCGCCGACCTCAACCAGCGGCTGCGCACGGTCCTGCCTGTCGCGGTGCTGCTGTTCGGCGGCCCGGGCTACCTGACGGCGCGCCCCGCCGCCTCGGGCGCCACCTGCGCGGGGGAGTCGGCCCGGGCCGCCGGGCGGACGGCGGGCGCGAAGGCGGCGCTGGCCGTGGGGACCGTGGCGGTGCTCTTCGGCGGATGGCTGTGGTGGCCCGGCGGCGAGACGCCGGACCGGCCCGCCGCGCGTCCGGGCGCCGCCACCCCCTCCGTCGGCGCGAAAGCCGCGCGGACGCCCTCGGCCGGCGCCGGCCACTCACCGTCCCCCTCGCCCTCGCCCGTGCCCAAACCGTCCCGGTCCGTGGTGAACTCCCCCTCGGCCACGGCTGTCCCGAGCCTGCCACAGGGCGCGTTGGGCGGACCGAGCGCGCTGCGGTTCGTGTCGACCGGCGGTTGCCTGGCGATACCGGGCGGCGCGGCGGAGTCCGGGACGCGCCCCGTGGAGGCCGGGTGCGACGGTGGGGCCGCCCAGCGCTGGGTGCTGCTGGAACCGTATCCGGGGGACCGGGCGCGGACCCAGGTGCGCAACGAGGCGACGGGGCTGTGCCTGACGCGGTCGGGCGGTATGCAGGACCACGCCCCGGTGGAGCAGCACGCCTGCGACGCCGCACGCCAGACCCAGTTGTGGAACCTGTGGACGGACACCGCGAAGGGCGAGATGGCCCTGCGCGACGCGGACGGTGCCCGGTATCTGGGACTCGTCGAGTGGGCGCGGGCGGACCAGGGGGAGGACCACGCGCCGGCGATCGGCACCACGCGGTACTACTACGGGTCCGCCTCCATGAGGCTCCGGTTCGACCCGGCCCTGCTGACAAGGTAAAGGGTTCGCAAAGTCGCGGGACGGCCGAGGAGCGGCGCCCTCCTTGTCCGCGGAAGCACTTCCGAACCTCGCGAAGGAACACAGGACCATGAAGACGACCATCGCCGGCCGCGTCGCGCTGGCCACCGGTATCGCCGCGCTCACCGCAGGACTCCTCCCCGCCGCGGCGCACGCGGCCGACGCCCGGGGCGAGAGGAAGACCCTCCCCGTCCTGGTGGAGTTCAGCGACAGCGCCTTCCAGCACCCCGGCCAGGTGAAGGCCGGCACGCCGGACACCTACTTCGGCCCCGGAGAGGAGTCGCTCGCCTCCTTCCTCTCCGAGGTCTCACGCGGGCAGTTCACCACGGTGCCGGCCGTCCCGGAGAAGGTCGTCGGCCCCGTCCGGCTGCCGATGGCGGCCGCCGGCTGCGACCACGGGCGGATCAACTCCCTGACCCAGGAGGCGCTGGCCGCGAAGGGGCTGGTGCGCGGCGAGGACTACGAGAGCCTGTCGATCATCTTCCCGGCACAGAAGACCGGCTGCGCCTGGGCCGGCCTCGGCAGCGTCCCCGGCCCCTACACCTGGATCAACCTGTACGGCACCGCCAGTGGTCTGGGTGTCCTCGGCCACGAGTTCGGGCACAACCTCGGCCTGGGCCACCAGGGCCGTGCGATGTGCACCGACGGCGACCTCGTCGACTGCGAGACGAACGGCACCAGTTCCAAGTCGCTGATGGGCGGAGGCGGTCCCGCGGCCGGCTTCTCCGCGCCCGAGATGATCCGCACGGGATGGCTCTCGGGCGGCGAGGCGGTCGAGGTCACCGAGTCGGGTACGTTCACCCTGCGCCCGCTGCACGGCGAGGGCGGGGGTACGCGGGCCCTGGACATCCCGATGGGCGAGGACCGCCTCGTCGTCGAGTACCGCCACGCGGCGGGCTCCTTCGACGCGGGCATCGAGGGTGTGCACGTCTACCGGGTGCCCGAGGGTGCCTACGGCTCCTCCTCGCTGATCGACCTGACCGAGGCGAACAGCACGGCCGGCAACGACGCGCCCGCGGACGCGGACGCCGTCACGTCCCTGACGGACAAGGCCGGCAAGGTCTCCGTGGCCGTCGTCGCCGCCGCCGACGGCAAGGCCGAGATCGAGGTCGCCGTCAACGGCGACCCCCTGACGTCCGGCGGGGGCGCCGCCAAGGAAGAGGCGCGACGGCCCGCGGCTCCCGACCCGGAGCACACCGGCACGGAGAAGGACGCGGGTGACGGCCTCCCCGGCGGCGTCAAGGCCGACAGCGCCGGCCGCGAGCCGGCCGACGGCCCCGCTTCCGGATCGGCGGCGGATCTCGCCGCGACCGGCGGTGACGCGAGCGTCCTGCCGTTGGCCGCGGGCGGTGCCGTCCTGGTGGCGGCCGGTGCGGGCGCCCTCGTCGTCCTGCGCCGCCGCAAGCGCGCCTGAGCCCGGCGGCAGTCACCCCGGCCCTGGTGCGGGCCGGGGTGGCGGTGGCCGAGGGGCGCCGGCCGCGCCGGAGGGCCGGCGGCCCCGGAGCGCAGTCCTGACGCCGGCGTGCGCCACCCGGACCAGGGTGTGGCACGCCGGTGGGACCCCCCGGGGGAGCACCGTGCCGCTGTCGCCCCCGGTCTTGACGTGCCGACTGCGGCGCTATACGTTCCGCAACATCAGACATCTGATGTCCGGGAGTCCGTCCCACCGCGCCTGAGCCGGCAGGAGTCCGGCACGACACATCGCCCCCACGCTCGCGAGGAGCGCCGGGCCCCGGCCTCCGGCAGGCCGTGCGGCGCCCCACGATCCACCACGAGGAATCCCCATGGCCCGTGCTTCCGAAGTCTCCGTGCTCAGCCGTCGCCGTGCCCTGACCGGCGTGGGAGCCGCCGGTCTCGCGGCCGCCCTCGCCACGGAGACGTCCGCTGCCCCCGCCGCCGCCGCGGACCCCTCCGGCGCGCTCCCCGTGCTGCGCCCCGGACAGGACTGGGCAAAGGTCCTCGCCGTCACGCCCCGGGTGCAGCTCCAGCCGGGGGCGGCCTACACCCTCGACGCGGGTGTCGAACTGCCCGGCGGATGCCTCATCGTGGGAAACGGCGCCACCGTCACAGTGGCCGACGACACCACCCCGGCGCTCACCGCCACTGCCCGAAACGCCGTCACGATCACCGGTATCCGGTTCCTCGGGCGCTCCGCCGACCCGGTGGGCACTCCCCAGAGCACCGGACACGTCGCAGTGGCCCTCGACCGCTGCACCGACGTACGCGTCAGCGACTGCGACTTCCGCCACTGGCGCGGAGCCGGCATCACCGTGTCGGGCTCCGCCTCCGACGACTACTTCCGGTACCGGGTGATGCTGCGGCACAACACCTTCCACGGCTGCTACTTCGGAGTCTCCATCACCGACCGCAGTGAGTACTCCCAGCTCACCGGCAACAGCTTCACCTCCTGCCGGCTGGCGATCTGGAACTCCTCCGGCAACTGGACGGTGAACGGCAACACGGTGGTCGGCTGTCACGGCGCCTACTACTCCTACGCCAGGACCAGCCCTTACGGCGACCTGACCAGCGACAACTGGAACCACGGCACCCTCGTGGGCAACACCTTCAACCACTCCAACGGCGGCGCCGGACGGCTGTGGAACACCAACGCCGCCTTCCCGATCGGCGGACAGAGCCAGGATCCGGGGCCGGGGATCGTCGTCGACGGCGTCCTGCCACCCACCTTCAGCGGCAACACGCTGTGGTACAGCGACGTGACCGCCGCCGGCCTGCGCGGCACCCGCTGGGTACTCTCCGGCAGCACCCTCTCCAACCTGACGGTCAACTGCGCCGGCGAGGTCCCCGTGCTGCTGGCCGGCACCCAGTCGAACGGCACCGCGAACGCGCCCGCGCTGGTGGGCAACGTCAAGGACGTGTTCGCGGGCCTGTACTGAGCGACGGCCGTCCGCCCCGCCCCCACGCACTTCCGGGTGACCCGGCCCCAGGGGCCGGGTCACCCGGAAGGCCGGCCACCGCGCGCTCAGACGTTCTCCGCCGACGTCCGGGGGAGCGGACCCCGGCCCACGTAGGCGACGAAGCCCGCCACGGCCAGCACCGCCGCGACCACGGCCGCCGGCCGGCTGTCGGCCGCCTGCGCCTGCCAGGTCAGCGCCTCGCCCGCCGTACCCGTGCCCGGGAAGGCGGCCGCGCCGAGCGTCCACCCGAGAGGCAGGAACCACGCCCGGGCGGTGCCGGTGGCCACCGCCCCCAGGGCGGTCAGACCCAGGAGGCCGACCGCGTCGCGGACGACGTGACCGAACGGGCCGAAACGCGTCGCGGTGGCCAGCGTGACCAGCAGGAGAACGAGCACGCATCCGAGGAGGGCCACCAGGTGGAGCGTCCGCAGTGCCCCCCACGGCCTCGCCGCCGTGCGGTCCAGGGAGTCGTCCGGGCCACCGAGGGTGACCGTGAGGACAGCCACGAGGAGCAGCACCGTCAGGGCGAGCAGAACCCCTCCGACCTCGCCCGCCCCGTTGGAGACGGCCGTCAGCAACCACGTGAGGGCGGTGACCGCGAACGCCCCGCCGAGCGCGCCCGGCACCCGGCGGGAGCGGATGTAGAGCGTCAGGCCCCTCATGAGGCGCTCCCGCTCAGCAGGCCGGCGGTGTCCCGGCACCGCTGGGCGGCCCGGTGGACGTCGGCCACCCGGGCCCGTGCCTCAGCCGGCTCCAGTGCCTTCAGCCCCTTCCACATCTCGACGGCCTCCGGGTCGTCGAATTCCAGGCCGTCGGGGCCGGCGGCCGGTTCCCGGTCGAGCAGCCAGTAGGCCGCAGCGGTCGCGACCGGGAAGTTCCGGATGTCTCCGCAGTGGGCCGGCCCGGTGAACACACCGGTGAGTACCGCCGGTTCGAGCCGGCCCGGGTGGGCGAGGCGGCCGTCCGCGCCGACCGTGATCTCCATCAGCGCGGTGTCGGCCCGCGGGGCCGGCGAGGTCGGCGGGAAGAGGGTCGTGGTGTCCTCGTGCGCCTCGGTGACCGACTCCGTCGGCAGGAGCTCCAGGGCGTTCCGGGCCTTGGCCGCCACTTCCGGCAGCAGCCCCTCGTGGGCGCGACTGACGCAGACCCGCGGGGTGTCCGCGGTGCACACCGGTTCCTGGGCGACCGGGTCGAGCCTGCCGCGGTCGTAGGCGTCGCCGGTCGGCACGAGCAGGGCCGTGACCACCGCCCCGATCGCCAGCGGCACCAGCGCGGCCGGCGCGAACCTGCGGTCCGCGACGGCGAAGAGCACCAGGGCCGCCACGGCGACGGCACCCGTCCAGAGGGCCTGGGCGAGGCTGACCCCGCCGGCGACGGTGTCGTAGTCGCTGAACATGCTCATCCCCATGCTCGGGGAGAAGGCCGCCGCGACCCCTCCGTCCGGAAGAGCGTGAGGCACGAACACCAGCAGGGCGAAGCCGGTCACGGCCAGAGCGGGCGCGGTGGCGAGGGCCGGTATCAGGCGCCCCACCGCCAGCCCCAGCCAGACCGAGGCGGTCATCGCGACCAGCCCCACGGCCACGACGACGAGGACCGTCGCCGGCAGGTACCGCGCCGTACCCACGATGCGCGGTGCCGCCGCGAGGAACGCGAGCAGGTACGCGGCGACGACGCCGAGTCCGGTCGTGACCAGGATCGGTACCACCCGCCGGGGGCGGGGCAGGGGAGCGGCGGCGAACAGCTCGGCGACGTTGGCCCGGTGCTCGCGGTAGGACTGCCAGGCGCCGGCGGCCATGGCGAGCGGCGCGAGGAACGCGAGGTACTCACGCTCCGTCATGGCCAGCGCCAGCCACCCGGCGGACCAGCGGCCCGCCGTGGCGTGGAGCACGATCGCGCCGGTGAGGGCGATGAGCAGCGCGGCGCCGAGGGTGGCGGACCGGCGGAGTTCGATGCTGAGAAGACGTGTCATGCGTTGCTCCGGTGCTGACGCAGGAGTGCGGAGTAGCCACGCTCGGCCGGACTGTCGCCCGGGTCGTCCTGGCCGCCGCGTGCCATCAGGTCCTCGGGCGTGCTCTGGAAGAGGAGCCGGCCCTCGTTCATGAGGAGGACGTCGGAGCAGGCGGCGACCACGTCCTCGACGAGGTGGGTGGAGACCAGCACGCAACTGTCGGTGCCGAGGTCGCGCAGCAGTTCGCGGAAGTCGAGCCGCTGCTCGGGATCGAGCCCGACGGTCGGTTCGTCGAGCAGCAGCAGTTCGGGGTCGTTGACGATGGCCTGAGCGATACCGGCCCGGCGCAGCATGCCACCGGACAGCGCCTTCATCCTGGTGTCTGCCTTGCCGGCGAGGCCGACCCGGTCCAGCGCGCGTTGCACCGCGTCCGTCACGGCGGGCCTGGGCATCTCCTTGAGCCAGGCCATGTACTCGACGAACTCGCGGACCGTGAAACGCGGGTAGAAGCCGAACTGCTGGGGCAGGTAGCCCAGTCCGCGCCGTACCCCGCGCAGGTCGGTGCGGTTGTCGACCCGCGTGCCGAGCAGCGTGAGGGAGCCGCCGGCCGGCTTGACGACGGTGGCCAGGGCGCGCATCAGCGTGGTCTTGCCGGCGCCGTTCGGGCCGAGCAGGCCGTGCACACCGGTCCGCAGGGCCAGGTCGAGGCCGTCGACGGCCAGGTGCCGGCCGGCGCGGACCCGCAGTCCTTCGGTGTGGACGCGCCAGGGATGGAGGGTGGGGGCCGTCTCGGCGGCGCTCATCACTCGCAAGGGTCTCTCCTGTCGGAAGGGGGTCAGTCGCCGCTGGTGAGGCGGCGGAAGTGAGGGGTGGTGAGGGCGGTGGCCGCGGTGAGGGCGACGCCCGCCGTCGCCCAGGCGCCGTCGCTGCCCGGCTGGAGGAGCGGAGGCATGGACTGGGTGGCCAGGCTCGGCAGCAGGACCACGGCGGACCAGGCGGCCCCGAGGCCGGTCGCCGCGCGCCGGACCCCGACGAAGGCGCCGAGCGCGAGGGCGGCCGCGGTGAACGCCAGACACGGCAGCAGCGTGAGGGCCAACGAGGTCCCGGTGCTCATCCCCGCCACCAGCAGTACCGGAACCACGACGAGCAGCACGGTGAGCGTCCGCCGCAACACCATGGCCAGGCCGGCCGCGGGAGTGGTGGCGACCAGTTCCCAGACCGGGTCGGTCCGCCGGCTCCAGGCCACCGCGACGCCCGGCAGCGGAGCCACCGGCGCGAGCAGCAGCACGAGGGAGGGCAGGCTCGGATGGGCGGAGTCGAGGAGCACGCCGCAGCCCAGTACCGCGACGCTCACCGCGAGCCAGGGCAGCAGTGTCCAGGCCAGCCACCGCCGGTGCACCGCCACCGCACGGGTGCGGCGCCGGGCCGGGGCCGGGCCCGCACCCACCGCCTGGTCGAGGGAGACGGCGACCCGGTCGAGCAGTTCCGCGGTGGTGGGGCCGAGGTTCTCGGCGAGCCGGGCGCGGCAGCTCGCGCACGTGTCGAGGTGGGCCTCGACCGACCAGAGCGCGGCGTCGTCGAGACCGCCCCCGCCGTCGGCGTAGCGGTCCAGCACGGTGGGGGTGGGATGCGTCATGAGAGTGCCTTCCGCAGTGCGATCCGGGCCCGCCGCGCGCGGGTCTTCACCGTGCCCTCCGGCATGCCGAGCAGCACCGCCGTCTGCCGGACCGACAGGTCGTCGAGCACCATGGCCTGCAACACCTGCCGCAACTCCGGGGGCAGCCGCAGCAGCGCCTGCTCCAGGTCCTGGTCGACGCGGGTCGCCAGCACCTCGTCCTCGGCGGCGGGCGCGGTCCTCTCGACCTGCGCCACACGCGGCACCCGTTCCTGCCGGGCGCGGCGGCGGAACGCGTCGACGAGGCGGTTGGCGGCGATGGTCCAGAGCCAGCCGACCGCACTGCCCTCGGTCACCGAGCCCGCGAAGCCGCCGGCCGCCCGCCAGACCGCCAGGTAGGTGTCCTGGAGCACGTCGGCGACGACGTCGTCGTCCGCGCAGCGGCGGCGGAGCCGCGTCGCCAGCCAGGGCGAGGTACGCCGGTACAACTCGTCGAACGCCGCCCGGTCACCGCGGGCGACGCGACGGACGAGATCTGCCTCGTCGAGGTCTGCCATTCTTTTCACGCCCGGAGAGACGACGGGACCCCCGGTTCGGGTTTTCGGCCGGTTCCGCGCCCGCCCGGCGCGAGGAGGTCCCATGGCAACGGCGCGGGCCCGCGGGCCTCGCCCGGTGCCGCGTTATGGAGGGATTTCCCTCGACTCGTGGGCGAGGGGTCTCGGTGAAGACTCGCAAATCCCTTAGCTCCGTGCGTGCTTGCATGGCTGCGACGAGGACGGCTCGTGAGCGCAGCCGTGCGTCTCGTGCTCCGGCGGAGGGCAAGGCTCTGCCCGCCGCCGGAGCGTGACAGTACGCATTGGGGTCCATCAGTCCGCCCCGCCGGCGCGGACTCCCGCCCGACCGGTCCTCACCGTGGCGGTGGAAAGAGGGAAGATGTCCAAGCGTGCACTCATCACCGGAATCACCGGCCAGGACGGTTCTTACCTGGCCGAACACCTCCTCGACCAGGGATACCAGGTCTGGGGGCTCTGCCGGGGCCAGGCCAACCCCCGCAAGGACCGGATCGCCAAGCTGATCCCCGAGCTGTCCTTCGTGGACGGCGACCTCATGGACCAAGGAAGCCTGGTCTCGGCGGTCGACCTG
This window encodes:
- a CDS encoding sigma-70 family RNA polymerase sigma factor, with product MTGDEDQRSDEALAAALRDGADRGATEELYRRHAPAVLAYARLCCRDPHTAEDLASEAFTRTVQAVRGGKGPAHAWRPYLLAVVRHTAADWAAQARRVELEPGFGEWLDSLAGPAGEGPAGARREPSAEERAVRAEDGGMIAAAFRSLPERWRAVLWHSVVEEEPAARVGRLLGLTPSGVASLTSRAREGLREAYLAAHAEQGAAEEECRRCGSRLAAAVRRPRPRKDTLLERHLERCARCRGAARELADLNQRLRTVLPVAVLLFGGPGYLTARPAASGATCAGESARAAGRTAGAKAALAVGTVAVLFGGWLWWPGGETPDRPAARPGAATPSVGAKAARTPSAGAGHSPSPSPSPVPKPSRSVVNSPSATAVPSLPQGALGGPSALRFVSTGGCLAIPGGAAESGTRPVEAGCDGGAAQRWVLLEPYPGDRARTQVRNEATGLCLTRSGGMQDHAPVEQHACDAARQTQLWNLWTDTAKGEMALRDADGARYLGLVEWARADQGEDHAPAIGTTRYYYGSASMRLRFDPALLTR
- a CDS encoding LPXTG cell wall anchor domain-containing protein, with protein sequence MKTTIAGRVALATGIAALTAGLLPAAAHAADARGERKTLPVLVEFSDSAFQHPGQVKAGTPDTYFGPGEESLASFLSEVSRGQFTTVPAVPEKVVGPVRLPMAAAGCDHGRINSLTQEALAAKGLVRGEDYESLSIIFPAQKTGCAWAGLGSVPGPYTWINLYGTASGLGVLGHEFGHNLGLGHQGRAMCTDGDLVDCETNGTSSKSLMGGGGPAAGFSAPEMIRTGWLSGGEAVEVTESGTFTLRPLHGEGGGTRALDIPMGEDRLVVEYRHAAGSFDAGIEGVHVYRVPEGAYGSSSLIDLTEANSTAGNDAPADADAVTSLTDKAGKVSVAVVAAADGKAEIEVAVNGDPLTSGGGAAKEEARRPAAPDPEHTGTEKDAGDGLPGGVKADSAGREPADGPASGSAADLAATGGDASVLPLAAGGAVLVAAGAGALVVLRRRKRA
- a CDS encoding right-handed parallel beta-helix repeat-containing protein, whose protein sequence is MARASEVSVLSRRRALTGVGAAGLAAALATETSAAPAAAADPSGALPVLRPGQDWAKVLAVTPRVQLQPGAAYTLDAGVELPGGCLIVGNGATVTVADDTTPALTATARNAVTITGIRFLGRSADPVGTPQSTGHVAVALDRCTDVRVSDCDFRHWRGAGITVSGSASDDYFRYRVMLRHNTFHGCYFGVSITDRSEYSQLTGNSFTSCRLAIWNSSGNWTVNGNTVVGCHGAYYSYARTSPYGDLTSDNWNHGTLVGNTFNHSNGGAGRLWNTNAAFPIGGQSQDPGPGIVVDGVLPPTFSGNTLWYSDVTAAGLRGTRWVLSGSTLSNLTVNCAGEVPVLLAGTQSNGTANAPALVGNVKDVFAGLY
- a CDS encoding ABC transporter ATP-binding protein translates to MSAAETAPTLHPWRVHTEGLRVRAGRHLAVDGLDLALRTGVHGLLGPNGAGKTTLMRALATVVKPAGGSLTLLGTRVDNRTDLRGVRRGLGYLPQQFGFYPRFTVREFVEYMAWLKEMPRPAVTDAVQRALDRVGLAGKADTRMKALSGGMLRRAGIAQAIVNDPELLLLDEPTVGLDPEQRLDFRELLRDLGTDSCVLVSTHLVEDVVAACSDVLLMNEGRLLFQSTPEDLMARGGQDDPGDSPAERGYSALLRQHRSNA
- a CDS encoding zf-HC2 domain-containing protein produces the protein MTHPTPTVLDRYADGGGGLDDAALWSVEAHLDTCASCRARLAENLGPTTAELLDRVAVSLDQAVGAGPAPARRRTRAVAVHRRWLAWTLLPWLAVSVAVLGCGVLLDSAHPSLPSLVLLLAPVAPLPGVAVAWSRRTDPVWELVATTPAAGLAMVLRRTLTVLLVVVPVLLVAGMSTGTSLALTLLPCLAFTAAALALGAFVGVRRAATGLGAAWSAVVLLPSLATQSMPPLLQPGSDGAWATAGVALTAATALTTPHFRRLTSGD
- a CDS encoding RNA polymerase sigma factor, which translates into the protein MADLDEADLVRRVARGDRAAFDELYRRTSPWLATRLRRRCADDDVVADVLQDTYLAVWRAAGGFAGSVTEGSAVGWLWTIAANRLVDAFRRRARQERVPRVAQVERTAPAAEDEVLATRVDQDLEQALLRLPPELRQVLQAMVLDDLSVRQTAVLLGMPEGTVKTRARRARIALRKALS